The Dethiosulfovibrio peptidovorans DSM 11002 genome has a window encoding:
- a CDS encoding TRAP transporter small permease — protein sequence MKIIRWLNDHLEEYVLSGLLVVIAGVMMLQVIMRYVFNNSLSWAEEASRYAFIWSALISIGYSIKERNILRVDTLIEALPRPLRNLMTNLGNLTVVAFFGYLSISAVPAVQRVMRSSQTSPALKVHMGWIYLAAILGFFLATFRAVQRLRADFKDSSGKAEL from the coding sequence GTGAAGATAATCCGATGGCTTAACGATCACCTGGAGGAGTACGTTTTGAGCGGGCTCCTGGTTGTGATCGCCGGTGTCATGATGCTACAGGTGATCATGAGATACGTGTTCAATAATTCGCTTTCCTGGGCTGAGGAGGCCTCTCGTTACGCCTTCATATGGTCCGCCCTGATAAGCATCGGTTACAGCATCAAAGAGAGAAACATACTGAGAGTCGATACCCTGATAGAGGCCCTTCCCAGACCTCTCAGAAACCTGATGACCAATCTGGGAAATCTGACCGTGGTGGCTTTCTTCGGCTACCTGTCCATATCTGCCGTGCCGGCGGTCCAGAGGGTGATGAGGAGCAGTCAGACCAGCCCGGCTCTCAAGGTCCACATGGGATGGATCTATCTGGCCGCCATCTTGGGTTTTTTCCTCGCCACCTTCAGAGCGGTTCAGCGTCTCAGAGCCGATTTTAAGGATTCGAGCGGAAAGGCGGAGCTTTAG
- the larA gene encoding nickel-dependent lactate racemase — protein sequence MSLEFTLAYGKGELPLGLPENLKLESVLEPPTPRDVSEEEIILDGLENPIDSPRLRDLLSPGETVCVVVSDVTRAWQRMSVYLPFLVDEILAGGVKEEDVKFISATGTHRSQTPEEHGLLLGDLADRFQVVDHDCRDVDSLVSLGTTSRGTPVEVNRMVTECDRLILTGAVTYHVMAGWGGGRKSILPGVASYEAIQANHVLALKSAPETGRDMRCRCAFMEDNPLHLDMDEACSMVNPDFVFNVVMGGNGRIAAAVSGQWRSAHLKGTELVNDLNGVTVNRKADVVVASAGGYPKDMVLYQSSKTVFNSIEAVRDGGTLVVLAMCDEGSGSDECFEILTGYPDQVAREKVLRERFSIPRYVGYLLADQALKANIVLVSELRRSDLEGSGIIAVNSVEEAMAEVSRLHPEGGSAYVIPHGGSVFPFVKR from the coding sequence ATGAGTTTGGAGTTCACTCTCGCCTACGGAAAAGGGGAGCTTCCCCTGGGCCTTCCGGAAAATCTGAAACTCGAATCGGTGCTGGAACCTCCGACGCCTCGGGATGTATCCGAGGAGGAAATCATCCTGGATGGCCTTGAAAATCCAATAGACTCGCCCAGGTTGAGGGACCTGCTCTCTCCGGGCGAGACCGTCTGCGTGGTGGTCTCCGACGTCACAAGGGCCTGGCAGAGGATGTCGGTCTACCTTCCCTTTCTGGTGGACGAGATACTGGCGGGAGGGGTTAAGGAGGAGGACGTAAAGTTTATCTCCGCGACCGGAACCCACAGATCCCAGACGCCGGAGGAACACGGATTGCTTCTGGGAGACCTGGCGGACCGCTTTCAGGTGGTGGACCACGATTGCAGGGACGTAGACTCGCTGGTTTCTCTGGGGACCACCTCAAGAGGAACCCCTGTAGAGGTCAACCGCATGGTTACGGAGTGCGACAGATTGATTCTGACCGGTGCCGTCACCTACCACGTCATGGCCGGATGGGGAGGGGGCAGAAAGTCCATACTTCCCGGGGTGGCCTCATACGAAGCCATACAGGCCAACCACGTTCTGGCGCTGAAATCGGCTCCCGAGACGGGCAGGGACATGAGATGCCGCTGCGCCTTCATGGAGGACAACCCCCTCCACCTGGACATGGACGAGGCCTGTTCCATGGTGAATCCTGATTTCGTCTTCAACGTGGTAATGGGAGGAAACGGAAGGATCGCCGCCGCCGTGTCGGGACAGTGGAGGTCCGCACATCTGAAAGGCACCGAGCTGGTGAACGACCTGAACGGCGTGACGGTGAATCGAAAGGCCGACGTGGTGGTGGCATCGGCCGGAGGATATCCAAAGGACATGGTCCTGTATCAGTCGTCCAAGACGGTGTTCAACTCCATAGAGGCCGTCAGAGACGGGGGCACCTTGGTGGTCCTGGCCATGTGCGACGAGGGATCGGGCAGCGACGAGTGCTTCGAGATACTGACCGGCTATCCCGACCAGGTGGCGAGGGAAAAGGTGCTCAGAGAGAGGTTCTCCATACCTCGCTACGTGGGCTATCTGCTGGCCGATCAGGCCCTGAAGGCGAACATCGTTCTGGTGTCCGAGCTGAGACGGTCGGACCTGGAGGGGTCGGGGATAATCGCCGTGAACTCCGTCGAGGAGGCCATGGCCGAGGTCTCAAGGCTCCATCCCGAAGGAGGATCTGCCTACGTCATACCTCACGGAGGATCGGTCTTTCCCTTCGTAAAACGGTGA
- a CDS encoding DUF4857 domain-containing protein, translating into MRRISAASLILLIISVSSIYLPMGYRKLFIPDTEKTHLLFSPMTKNFVYREQLIGDIPEEVRSKADDHHSEIAYGDQDGNYYGRLDFERMLPFIYSKNMDMLGLLPIEIDSRSFDIEEIKRGRQVMEMTPEKLRKHSTRPSVWPLLETDSGQARLVLPDDVFRMTDDRMEFVNADSNQVDRELTEKFTRALLKEGFSFPARSVNSRVTVLKPFDDGVFIVDHDYDVFHVKRMKGEPFVRKTSIDRDIKTRYVLVSENLRKVYHGLLIGQDGRAWLLGFDDYETIPLPLEGYNPDEMDLKILTDPLYVTATWSDETTIHGLAMDRSYRPVASFDHTMSRAADTRAKKIYRALFPFSLDLGHRRRGNMEISFRLGDRTAVVGIVAALTALLTVGSSIRKRRPKPYEIILVALTGLYGLIAVFLVDPER; encoded by the coding sequence ATGAGAAGGATATCCGCCGCGTCTCTGATCCTCCTCATAATCTCGGTCTCGTCCATATATCTTCCCATGGGGTACAGAAAGCTCTTCATACCGGATACGGAGAAGACCCATCTGCTCTTCAGCCCCATGACTAAGAATTTCGTCTACCGGGAGCAGCTGATAGGGGATATACCTGAGGAGGTGAGGTCTAAAGCGGACGATCACCATTCGGAGATCGCCTACGGAGACCAGGACGGCAACTACTACGGCAGGCTCGATTTCGAGAGGATGCTGCCTTTCATATATTCGAAGAACATGGATATGCTGGGGCTTCTGCCGATAGAGATAGACAGCCGATCTTTCGACATCGAGGAGATAAAGAGGGGCAGACAGGTGATGGAGATGACCCCGGAGAAACTTCGGAAACACAGCACCAGGCCGTCGGTGTGGCCCCTTCTGGAGACAGACTCGGGACAGGCGAGACTTGTCCTTCCCGACGACGTTTTCAGGATGACCGACGACAGGATGGAGTTCGTCAACGCCGACAGCAACCAGGTGGACCGGGAGCTTACGGAGAAATTCACCCGGGCACTGCTGAAGGAGGGATTCTCCTTCCCCGCCCGTTCCGTAAATTCCAGGGTGACGGTGCTGAAACCATTCGACGACGGCGTGTTCATAGTGGACCACGACTACGACGTGTTTCACGTCAAGAGGATGAAGGGAGAGCCTTTCGTCAGGAAAACCTCTATCGACCGGGACATAAAGACGAGGTACGTTCTCGTCTCGGAAAACCTGAGGAAGGTATATCACGGCCTCCTCATAGGGCAAGACGGCCGAGCCTGGCTGCTGGGATTCGACGATTACGAGACCATCCCCCTTCCGCTAGAGGGCTACAACCCGGACGAGATGGACTTGAAGATACTGACCGACCCTCTTTACGTGACCGCCACCTGGTCCGACGAGACGACCATACACGGCCTGGCGATGGATCGCTCCTACCGGCCCGTGGCTTCCTTCGACCATACCATGTCCAGGGCAGCGGACACGAGGGCGAAGAAGATCTACAGAGCCCTCTTTCCCTTTTCCTTAGACCTCGGACACAGACGGAGAGGAAATATGGAGATATCCTTCCGACTTGGAGATAGGACTGCCGTAGTAGGGATAGTTGCAGCTCTGACGGCGCTTCTTACCGTCGGTTCGTCGATCCGGAAGAGACGTCCCAAACCCTACGAGATCATCTTGGTGGCCCTGACCGGCCTGTACGGCCTGATAGCGGTCTTTCTGGTGGACCCGGAGAGATAG
- a CDS encoding TRAP transporter large permease, which translates to MILSMILILLGGLILGIPIAVALGFSTILPSLLDSAFTANVQYVVRSVVSALDSTPMLAIPLFILSGNIMTKGKISERLFNFFAYFIGDFPAGIPMTAIVTCLFYGAISGSGVATTAAVGGMAIPFLTSLGYDKVYSAALIATAGSLGVIIPPSIPFVTYGVVTGVSIGSLFIAGIIPGILIGLSLMVYAYIYAKIHGEDREKISLKVRSLRSCGLWVLFKESFWALLAPVIILGGIYGGIVTPTEAAAVSVFYALIVCIFIYRSLTFGSLGDILTDTVKSYAPIVVLLSLAIVFGRVLALLQAPVVLRDFVLTNFAGNKYIFLFALNVILLILGMFMDVGPAIAILAPMMLTSAVALGVSPIHLGIIMVVTLAIGMATPPFGVDLFVAAPLIKEQVMKVGIKAIPFILAFIVALMLITYIPQLSLILLG; encoded by the coding sequence ATGATTTTATCCATGATTCTCATCCTTCTAGGGGGCCTTATCCTGGGGATACCCATAGCGGTGGCCCTCGGCTTCTCCACCATTCTTCCCTCCCTGCTGGACTCGGCCTTCACCGCCAACGTACAGTACGTAGTTCGCAGCGTGGTCAGCGCCCTCGACAGCACTCCCATGCTTGCCATTCCACTTTTCATACTCTCCGGAAATATAATGACCAAAGGAAAAATCTCCGAGAGACTGTTCAACTTCTTCGCATATTTCATAGGGGATTTCCCGGCGGGGATTCCCATGACCGCCATCGTCACCTGTCTTTTCTACGGGGCCATCTCGGGTTCCGGCGTTGCGACTACTGCGGCTGTAGGGGGAATGGCCATCCCGTTTCTGACTTCCCTGGGATACGACAAGGTCTACAGTGCCGCTCTCATAGCGACAGCCGGTAGCCTGGGAGTCATAATTCCTCCAAGTATCCCCTTTGTCACCTACGGTGTCGTTACCGGGGTGTCCATCGGCAGTCTATTCATCGCCGGGATAATCCCGGGTATTTTAATAGGATTAAGCCTTATGGTATATGCTTACATCTACGCTAAGATCCACGGCGAGGACAGGGAAAAAATATCCCTTAAGGTCAGGAGCCTCAGATCGTGCGGTCTATGGGTGCTTTTCAAGGAGAGCTTTTGGGCTCTTCTGGCTCCGGTGATCATACTTGGAGGTATCTACGGAGGCATCGTCACCCCGACGGAAGCGGCTGCTGTCTCGGTGTTCTATGCCCTTATCGTTTGCATCTTCATATACAGAAGTCTGACTTTTGGCTCTCTCGGAGATATATTGACCGATACCGTCAAGTCCTACGCTCCTATAGTGGTCCTTCTTTCTCTGGCGATAGTCTTTGGTCGCGTACTGGCCTTGTTGCAGGCTCCTGTGGTGCTGAGGGACTTCGTGCTTACAAACTTCGCCGGAAATAAGTACATATTCCTTTTCGCACTCAACGTAATATTACTAATCCTGGGTATGTTTATGGATGTCGGACCGGCCATAGCCATACTGGCTCCCATGATGCTTACCTCCGCTGTCGCTCTGGGAGTCAGTCCGATACATCTGGGCATCATCATGGTGGTTACCTTGGCTATAGGTATGGCGACGCCCCCCTTCGGGGTTGATCTCTTTGTGGCCGCTCCTCTGATAAAAGAGCAGGTCATGAAGGTCGGAATAAAGGCCATACCGTTCATACTGGCCTTCATAGTCGCCCTTATGTTGATAACCTACATTCCTCAGCTCAGCCTCATCCTGCTCGGATAA
- a CDS encoding TRAP transporter substrate-binding protein, translating to MINGKRGFVFLGLVAVLTFFFGFVDESMAAKKYTLQLAGAYPSTGGTPRALATEKIKELIEAKSGGNITVNIYLDNQLGGDREILEGCQFGDISMVSQTTAPQVAFIPELAVFDIPMLFDDLDVARKTFTGPFRAELDEWYEKAGLKLLLFEPIYYRETTSSKALKKIDDFKGLKIRTMENEYHMAFWKALGANPTPLNFAELYVALQQRLVDAQENPYEVIWASKFYEVQKYLTNTNHIAFILSITMNKDIYDGMPDDYKAIIDESMKEASDFLFDLAKSKNDEMLASLEKVGMNVETPNAELKAELKKAAATVENMIRKNVGDGVVDSIIKASESAKK from the coding sequence ATGATCAACGGTAAACGCGGTTTCGTGTTCCTGGGTTTGGTTGCGGTTCTTACGTTTTTTTTCGGATTTGTCGACGAGAGCATGGCGGCGAAAAAATATACCCTTCAATTGGCAGGAGCCTATCCTTCCACCGGGGGAACTCCTAGGGCTTTGGCTACTGAGAAGATAAAAGAGCTGATCGAGGCCAAGTCCGGAGGCAATATCACCGTTAATATCTATCTGGACAATCAGCTTGGTGGAGACAGAGAAATCCTGGAAGGCTGTCAATTCGGCGATATCTCCATGGTTTCCCAGACCACCGCACCCCAGGTTGCCTTCATTCCCGAGCTGGCCGTCTTCGATATCCCCATGTTGTTCGACGATCTGGACGTGGCCAGAAAGACCTTCACCGGTCCCTTCAGGGCCGAGTTGGATGAATGGTACGAGAAGGCCGGACTCAAACTGCTCCTGTTCGAACCCATCTATTACAGAGAGACCACCAGCAGCAAGGCGCTGAAAAAAATAGACGATTTCAAGGGACTCAAGATACGGACCATGGAAAACGAGTATCACATGGCCTTCTGGAAGGCTCTCGGGGCCAATCCCACCCCTCTCAACTTCGCCGAGCTTTACGTGGCTCTTCAGCAGAGATTGGTGGACGCTCAGGAAAATCCCTATGAGGTGATATGGGCCAGCAAGTTCTACGAAGTGCAGAAATATCTTACGAACACCAATCATATAGCGTTCATTCTCAGCATCACGATGAACAAGGATATTTACGACGGCATGCCCGACGACTACAAGGCCATCATCGACGAGAGCATGAAAGAGGCCTCCGACTTTCTCTTCGACCTGGCCAAGTCCAAGAACGACGAGATGCTGGCCTCTCTCGAGAAGGTTGGCATGAACGTCGAGACCCCGAACGCCGAGCTCAAGGCGGAGCTGAAGAAGGCAGCCGCTACGGTCGAGAACATGATCCGTAAGAACGTGGGAGACGGTGTTGTCGACTCCATAATTAAGGCTAGCGAGTCAGCTAAAAAATAA
- a CDS encoding Bug family tripartite tricarboxylate transporter substrate binding protein, with translation MKKRIFLAFLFLVVNARVGLSAYPEKNLHGYIMWGAGGAMDNVARAISPIAEEYLNKKIILQNRTGATGAVATTFVANQRADGYSILYGAENPNLYKVTGLSKIDYDQFDPVLLMMANVGVVLVGQESPYQSYEDFIDAALSGKSIKMGSTGPGGLPFVANTMIEKIHGIKSFNKVRFDGEGPCITALMGGHIDAVVVGLLAGESFIKSGSLKGLAVISSKRLPSVESVPAVTEFYDDYRNYLPWGAFFGAFVRKGTPEDRVKILRDAFEKAYEDPRFDELAKNMGGVKLGLTGEEAERYIEQNKSVSAWLLYDAGGAKFSPSDFGIKRLE, from the coding sequence ATGAAGAAAAGGATTTTCTTAGCGTTTTTGTTTTTGGTCGTGAACGCTCGGGTCGGTTTGTCCGCCTACCCGGAAAAGAACCTCCATGGCTACATAATGTGGGGTGCCGGGGGCGCTATGGACAACGTAGCCCGCGCTATTTCCCCCATAGCGGAGGAATACCTGAATAAAAAGATCATTCTTCAAAATCGTACTGGAGCTACCGGAGCCGTGGCGACTACGTTTGTCGCTAATCAACGTGCCGACGGATACAGTATCCTTTATGGAGCGGAAAACCCCAATCTTTATAAGGTGACGGGATTGTCGAAAATAGATTACGATCAGTTCGATCCCGTTTTATTGATGATGGCAAATGTCGGGGTGGTCCTGGTGGGACAGGAGTCCCCATATCAGAGCTATGAGGACTTCATAGATGCCGCCCTCTCCGGCAAGAGCATAAAGATGGGCTCTACCGGTCCTGGAGGATTGCCTTTCGTTGCGAACACCATGATAGAGAAAATTCATGGGATAAAATCGTTCAATAAAGTTCGTTTCGATGGGGAGGGTCCCTGTATAACGGCTTTGATGGGAGGGCACATAGATGCGGTCGTGGTCGGCTTGCTCGCAGGAGAGAGCTTTATCAAGTCAGGGTCTTTGAAAGGTTTGGCCGTTATCTCCTCCAAGAGACTTCCCAGCGTGGAGTCTGTTCCTGCCGTTACCGAATTCTACGATGATTATAGGAACTATCTTCCATGGGGTGCTTTTTTTGGCGCTTTCGTCAGAAAAGGTACGCCGGAAGACAGAGTCAAAATTTTGCGTGATGCTTTTGAAAAAGCGTACGAGGATCCTCGTTTCGACGAGTTGGCGAAGAATATGGGAGGTGTGAAGTTGGGACTTACGGGAGAAGAGGCCGAAAGGTACATAGAGCAGAATAAATCCGTCAGCGCTTGGCTTCTTTACGATGCTGGAGGGGCGAAGTTTTCTCCGAGCGATTTCGGTATAAAAAGGCTCGAGTAA
- a CDS encoding Ldh family oxidoreductase has protein sequence MIVSYDGLTRHVMDILEKGLGYTESQARITAEVLVEADARAVPSHGVARLAFYRKNLEGGFAFTDREPQVVRETPVSLVVDGKSGIGPSVAAFSMDRCVDKALEIGTCSCVVRDSNHYGMAGLWAERAAKRGCMAVAMTNTRKCCIVTFGKERLLGTNPIAVAIPGSGEEMFLLDMATPVVAHGKVEVYDRRKKPMPLGWVVDETGSVTDDASHIEDLFKSESSLGGHLFLGGEGEELGGHKGYGLGLMVELLCSALSLGRWSPETFQEPGSGSGITHYFAATRLDVFGDESAIKDSVSSILESVRRSEKADGHDRIFIHGEKEREARERAVREGIELDRATEDMLRRYSDEFGLTQLEELK, from the coding sequence GTGATAGTTTCGTACGACGGACTGACTAGACATGTTATGGACATACTTGAAAAAGGGCTGGGTTATACCGAATCTCAGGCCCGAATAACCGCCGAGGTGCTTGTGGAGGCGGACGCTAGGGCCGTCCCGTCCCACGGGGTGGCCAGGCTGGCCTTCTACAGGAAAAACCTGGAGGGGGGATTCGCCTTCACCGACAGGGAGCCTCAGGTGGTCCGCGAGACGCCGGTCTCCCTGGTGGTCGACGGCAAATCCGGCATAGGTCCCTCCGTGGCGGCTTTCTCCATGGACCGCTGCGTGGACAAGGCGCTGGAGATAGGAACCTGTTCCTGCGTGGTCCGCGACTCGAACCACTACGGAATGGCCGGGCTTTGGGCGGAACGGGCGGCAAAGCGGGGCTGTATGGCAGTGGCCATGACCAACACCAGGAAATGCTGCATAGTGACCTTCGGCAAGGAGCGTTTGCTGGGAACCAACCCCATAGCGGTGGCCATCCCTGGATCGGGAGAGGAGATGTTTCTCCTCGACATGGCGACACCGGTGGTGGCCCACGGCAAGGTGGAGGTCTACGACAGGAGGAAAAAGCCCATGCCTCTGGGATGGGTGGTCGACGAGACCGGCAGCGTCACGGACGACGCGTCCCACATAGAGGACCTCTTCAAGAGCGAATCATCTCTGGGAGGGCATCTCTTTTTAGGAGGAGAGGGCGAGGAGCTGGGAGGCCATAAGGGGTACGGGCTCGGGCTGATGGTCGAGCTTCTATGTTCCGCTCTATCTCTGGGACGGTGGAGCCCCGAGACGTTCCAGGAACCCGGTAGCGGAAGCGGTATAACCCACTATTTCGCCGCCACCAGGCTGGATGTCTTCGGAGACGAGTCGGCCATAAAAGACAGCGTATCCTCCATATTGGAATCGGTCCGGCGCAGCGAGAAGGCCGACGGCCACGACAGGATATTCATCCACGGCGAGAAGGAGAGAGAGGCCAGAGAGAGGGCCGTCCGAGAGGGAATAGAGCTGGATCGGGCCACGGAGGACATGCTCAGGCGCTATTCCGACGAGTTCGGCCTGACTCAATTGGAGGAACTAAAATGA
- a CDS encoding ATP-binding cassette domain-containing protein: MKNVIEVSNLCHSYGSRWIYRGLDVSISPGKVYGLLGKNGVGKTTLIKILMGFLRPSSGRCTVFGEDSHDLKPATRARIGLLFEGHLAYDFMTISQIERFYAPHYPLWDKSRYYDLVDLLGLKPNHRIGDMSCGQRSQVVLGLIMAQQPELLILDDYSMGLDAGYRRLFLDYMSEYLRGTGRTVFLTSHVIQDMEGFVDQVIFLERGGAVRSTSIESFKETFRCYELPRDEGSRAPEPRGPVKNVETHGDRWELFGFAGPEEMETGLDAQGVDPFGLTPRDMTLEDAFIGYTGRY, translated from the coding sequence ATGAAAAACGTAATAGAGGTATCGAACCTCTGTCATAGTTATGGATCCCGTTGGATATACAGAGGGCTCGATGTATCGATTTCCCCCGGCAAGGTCTACGGACTTCTTGGTAAAAACGGGGTCGGCAAGACCACCCTCATAAAGATCCTCATGGGATTTCTCCGTCCATCCTCGGGAAGATGTACCGTATTCGGCGAGGACTCCCACGACCTGAAACCGGCCACCAGAGCCAGGATAGGGCTTCTTTTCGAGGGACATCTGGCCTACGATTTTATGACCATATCCCAGATAGAGAGATTCTACGCACCTCATTATCCCCTATGGGACAAATCGAGATACTACGATCTGGTCGACCTGCTGGGGCTAAAGCCTAATCACAGAATAGGCGATATGTCCTGCGGCCAGAGGTCCCAGGTGGTCCTTGGTCTGATAATGGCCCAGCAGCCGGAACTGCTGATACTGGACGACTATTCCATGGGACTCGACGCCGGATACAGAAGGCTTTTTCTGGACTATATGTCCGAATATCTGAGAGGGACGGGACGGACGGTGTTCCTCACGTCCCACGTGATACAGGACATGGAGGGTTTCGTGGACCAGGTGATCTTTCTCGAGAGAGGCGGAGCCGTCAGGTCCACCTCGATAGAATCGTTCAAGGAGACCTTCCGATGTTACGAGCTTCCCAGAGACGAAGGATCCAGAGCACCCGAACCGAGAGGTCCGGTGAAGAACGTCGAGACCCACGGTGATCGGTGGGAGCTATTCGGATTCGCCGGTCCGGAGGAGATGGAGACGGGGCTCGACGCCCAGGGAGTGGACCCCTTCGGCCTGACTCCCCGGGATATGACCTTGGAAGACGCTTTCATAGGCTATACCGGGAGGTATTGA
- a CDS encoding sodium:solute symporter family protein, protein MIAYIALLFGVSLKALQIQRRSHIEGAMGYLLAGRNLPPVVVAAMLAGLAIGGASTVGVAQNAYTKGLSAGWYNAAWGVAGIVVGLVAAGFFRKMNVRTVPEMMGRMFGPGARVLGAVAQLVIQMVITSLQYVAGGAVLTALLPDIFTFQTGMMATAAIFIGVTLIGGYLAGGLVNVINVVVIYGGIIAALVSASGTFGGFGPIMAELPPSDIWLDWTSGMGTAMVCAWMAVMITQAFSVQAINQIAFAARDGRSARNGFILGGIIILPVGFLCALFGVMAAAKFPGLENSAMALPALVTSISPAIGGLLLAGLWAADISTAVGLLLGSATLTLEDLVKPLFFQKKELDPEREVFLSRICVVIVSVLTFFLALSVVGILKTLTSALAVTASFTLLILADLFIPSLCRRGSGFWTILASLIVWAGWTFFPATHVVSHVIYLEWPVCIAVFLLVALIDRRPAGRIIGEDRA, encoded by the coding sequence TTGATAGCTTACATAGCGCTTCTCTTCGGGGTGTCTCTCAAGGCCCTTCAGATACAGAGACGGAGCCATATCGAAGGGGCCATGGGGTATCTCCTGGCCGGACGCAACCTGCCTCCCGTCGTGGTGGCCGCCATGCTGGCCGGTCTCGCCATCGGAGGGGCCTCCACCGTCGGAGTGGCCCAAAACGCCTACACCAAAGGCCTGTCCGCCGGCTGGTACAACGCCGCCTGGGGTGTGGCGGGAATCGTCGTAGGCCTCGTGGCGGCGGGTTTTTTCCGCAAGATGAACGTCCGTACCGTGCCTGAGATGATGGGGCGTATGTTCGGCCCCGGAGCTAGGGTTCTCGGAGCTGTGGCCCAGCTGGTCATCCAGATGGTCATAACCTCCCTTCAGTACGTGGCGGGAGGAGCGGTCCTCACTGCTCTGCTTCCGGACATATTCACCTTCCAGACCGGAATGATGGCCACCGCCGCCATCTTCATCGGGGTCACCCTCATAGGCGGATATCTGGCTGGAGGTCTGGTCAACGTCATAAACGTGGTGGTCATCTACGGAGGGATAATCGCCGCTCTGGTCAGCGCCTCCGGAACCTTTGGAGGTTTCGGCCCCATAATGGCCGAGCTTCCTCCCTCGGATATCTGGTTGGACTGGACCTCCGGCATGGGAACCGCCATGGTGTGTGCCTGGATGGCGGTCATGATAACCCAGGCGTTCTCGGTGCAGGCCATAAACCAGATCGCCTTCGCCGCCAGAGACGGCAGGTCTGCCAGAAACGGCTTCATCCTCGGAGGAATAATAATCCTTCCGGTGGGCTTTCTCTGCGCCCTCTTCGGCGTCATGGCAGCCGCCAAGTTTCCCGGACTGGAGAACTCCGCCATGGCTCTGCCCGCCCTTGTGACCTCCATAAGCCCCGCCATAGGAGGATTGCTTCTGGCCGGTCTCTGGGCCGCCGACATATCCACAGCGGTAGGCCTTCTGCTGGGAAGCGCCACCCTCACCCTGGAGGACCTGGTGAAGCCCCTTTTCTTTCAGAAGAAGGAGCTTGATCCCGAACGGGAGGTATTTCTCTCCCGGATCTGCGTTGTGATCGTCAGCGTGCTGACCTTTTTTCTGGCCCTCTCCGTGGTGGGCATCCTCAAGACCCTTACCTCCGCACTGGCTGTCACGGCGTCCTTCACCCTTCTGATCCTTGCCGATCTCTTCATTCCCTCCCTGTGCCGCAGGGGGTCGGGCTTCTGGACTATACTGGCATCTCTGATCGTATGGGCCGGATGGACCTTCTTTCCCGCTACCCACGTGGTCTCCCACGTGATATACCTGGAGTGGCCGGTGTGCATAGCGGTGTTCCTGCTGGTAGCACTGATCGACAGACGGCCCGCCGGAAGGATAATCGGAGAAGACAGGGCATAG